A stretch of the Verrucomicrobiia bacterium genome encodes the following:
- a CDS encoding cytochrome c3 family protein, which translates to MSKRNFNPFKSGITPRRRGLLLAAGALVLVVAAISCRTVNRAAVVLPEVPGAKYIGSKECEQCHDDIYRDFKTADHHRLIAEGKNALDVGCESCHGPASLHSDSGGEVKPPFSFTSGRPRSAGLGAQPMLTKARATETVCYQCHADVRGQFNLPSHHPVPEGRMSCTQCHPPHKGSAHVGGSTALLASEENCLQCHPAQRGPFVFEHEATREGCTTCHIPHGSVNAKLLTERNSTLCLKCHFQQVQSGRVLIGGSDHTVRLQQGTCWTAGCHEAVHGSRVNSSLRF; encoded by the coding sequence ATGAGCAAGCGCAACTTTAATCCCTTCAAATCCGGGATCACGCCGCGGCGGCGCGGGCTGCTGCTCGCCGCCGGCGCCCTGGTGCTGGTGGTGGCGGCCATTTCGTGCCGGACGGTCAACCGTGCGGCGGTCGTGCTGCCCGAAGTGCCCGGCGCAAAATACATCGGCTCGAAGGAATGCGAGCAGTGCCACGACGACATTTATCGCGACTTCAAGACGGCGGATCACCACCGGCTGATTGCCGAGGGCAAAAACGCGCTGGACGTCGGCTGCGAATCCTGCCACGGCCCGGCCAGCCTGCATTCGGATTCGGGCGGCGAAGTGAAGCCGCCGTTCAGTTTCACCTCCGGGCGTCCGCGTTCCGCAGGGCTGGGCGCCCAGCCCATGCTGACCAAGGCCCGGGCCACGGAGACGGTATGCTACCAATGCCACGCCGACGTGCGCGGCCAGTTCAACCTGCCGAGTCATCACCCCGTGCCCGAGGGCCGCATGTCCTGCACGCAATGCCATCCGCCGCACAAGGGCTCGGCGCACGTGGGCGGCAGCACGGCCCTGCTGGCCTCCGAGGAAAACTGCCTGCAATGCCATCCGGCGCAGCGCGGTCCGTTTGTGTTTGAACACGAAGCCACCCGCGAGGGCTGCACGACGTGCCACATTCCGCATGGCAGCGTGAACGCCAAGCTGTTGACGGAGCGGAACTCGACGCTGTGCCTGAAGTGCCATTTCCAACAGGTGCAGAGCGGCCGGGTTTTGATTGGCGGTTCCGACCACACGGTGCGTTTGCAACAGGGCACGTGCTGGACCGCGGGCTGTCACGAGGCCGTCCACGGCTCCCGGGTGAACTCCTCGCTCCGGTTCTAA
- a CDS encoding multiheme c-type cytochrome has protein sequence MNGIKARWVNAAGAVALAVAMGGVALTAFAQEAQHLSITQPGGMPGLPVMTGITKDTNGVTLTWDGPSGYYKVYQKPALQSSAWLQVGAANLNRMVTIANLTNSALFRVSGPAPQYAGAAACAECHGNIHDSEMNTRHAHALETLQAVRQDQNPSCLVCHTVGYGLPSGYQNQTATPYLAGVQCENCHGPAGNHAANPDDLAFRPRVELAAQVCGGCHTGAHHPTFDEWSTSGHFQVVEDMSDPGRVNTCGRCHSGSARLALIKGENPLTVTNDANVGLTCVVCHDPHQTNANPAQLRYPVASTNDYFLATSDVFTNKYNPNINVCAQCHNHRGATWSSSSRPPHHSPQYNMLLGTVGERTDGSTNAFPAAHALLITNQCVGCHMQTRPAEGETVAAVTGHSFQVNSYDACAQCHPFPELLAQFTMTTIGTRIQDVKAALDQWALTKAPAALQSKYGALAWEYSTPGGLSAGPAGPTSTEQKLIPANIQKARYNLYLVYHDGSFGVHNGPYSITLLDAAMNWVQAELKQ, from the coding sequence ATGAACGGCATCAAGGCCAGATGGGTCAACGCGGCAGGCGCCGTTGCCTTGGCGGTGGCGATGGGCGGCGTGGCACTGACTGCGTTTGCTCAAGAGGCGCAGCATTTGAGCATCACCCAGCCCGGCGGCATGCCCGGTCTGCCGGTGATGACCGGCATCACCAAGGACACCAACGGCGTCACGCTTACCTGGGATGGGCCTTCGGGTTACTACAAGGTTTACCAAAAGCCGGCGTTGCAGAGTTCCGCCTGGCTGCAGGTCGGCGCGGCGAATCTCAACCGGATGGTCACCATTGCGAACCTGACCAACAGCGCATTATTCCGCGTGTCGGGTCCGGCGCCGCAATACGCCGGGGCCGCCGCCTGCGCGGAGTGCCACGGGAACATTCACGATTCGGAAATGAACACCCGGCACGCGCACGCGCTGGAGACGCTGCAGGCCGTGCGCCAGGATCAAAATCCCAGCTGCCTCGTGTGCCACACGGTCGGTTACGGCCTGCCGAGCGGATACCAGAATCAAACTGCAACGCCTTACCTGGCCGGCGTGCAATGTGAAAACTGTCATGGCCCGGCCGGCAATCACGCCGCGAATCCGGACGACCTCGCCTTCCGGCCGCGCGTGGAACTGGCGGCGCAGGTGTGCGGCGGCTGCCATACGGGCGCGCATCATCCGACGTTCGACGAATGGAGCACGAGCGGACACTTCCAGGTGGTCGAGGACATGAGCGATCCCGGCCGCGTCAACACTTGCGGCCGGTGTCACTCGGGGTCGGCGCGGCTGGCCTTGATCAAGGGAGAAAACCCGCTGACCGTCACCAACGACGCGAATGTGGGCCTGACGTGCGTGGTCTGTCACGACCCGCATCAAACGAACGCGAATCCGGCGCAGCTGCGTTATCCCGTCGCCTCGACGAATGATTACTTCCTGGCGACGTCGGACGTCTTCACGAACAAATACAACCCAAACATCAACGTGTGTGCCCAATGCCACAACCATCGCGGCGCCACGTGGAGCAGTTCCAGCCGGCCGCCGCATCACTCGCCGCAATACAACATGCTCTTGGGCACGGTGGGCGAACGGACCGATGGCTCGACCAACGCCTTTCCGGCGGCGCACGCGCTGTTGATCACCAACCAATGCGTCGGCTGCCACATGCAAACCCGCCCCGCCGAGGGGGAGACGGTCGCGGCGGTGACGGGCCATTCGTTCCAGGTGAATTCGTATGACGCCTGCGCGCAGTGCCATCCGTTCCCTGAATTGCTGGCGCAATTTACGATGACCACCATCGGCACCCGCATTCAGGACGTGAAGGCGGCGCTGGATCAGTGGGCGCTGACAAAGGCGCCCGCCGCCTTGCAGTCGAAGTATGGCGCGCTCGCCTGGGAATATTCGACGCCGGGCGGCTTGTCCGCCGGCCCGGCGGGACCGACCAGCACCGAACAAAAGCTGATTCCCGCCAACATCCAGAAGGCGCGCTACAATCTTTATCTCGTCTACCACGACGGCAGCTTCGGTGTTCACAATGGGCCGTATTCGATCACCCTCCTCGATGCCGCGATGAACTGGGTGCAGGCCGAGTTGAAGCAATGA